A region from the Sutcliffiella horikoshii genome encodes:
- a CDS encoding arylamine N-acetyltransferase yields MSVKDRFLHYLGVVEKETNLEFLNELIAAHQSKVRWETWTKFLDFEERKQEDLYLPSIEEYVNRVIKTGTGGTCWTLAIGFHYLLKELGFKVDYLYMTPGHLCLQVELDQPYYVDVGYCAPFFKAFPLHSSFEVRTDMEIFRYQVNGDEALVERTPGPTKSLGLKPVTFEEVRGPLLDSHNWEEGFSFHSLRMFGYIDGVPYQLRENAIRRFKDQTHIEEALTDEQMRYWIEEKFGADYGVYLRAKEIYRKRKGTKE; encoded by the coding sequence ATGAGTGTAAAAGATAGATTTTTGCATTATCTGGGAGTAGTGGAAAAAGAGACGAATCTTGAATTTTTGAATGAACTTATTGCTGCCCACCAGTCAAAGGTAAGGTGGGAAACTTGGACGAAGTTCCTTGATTTTGAAGAGAGGAAGCAGGAGGATCTTTATTTGCCAAGTATCGAGGAATATGTGAATAGAGTGATAAAGACCGGAACAGGCGGAACTTGCTGGACATTGGCGATTGGCTTTCATTATCTTTTAAAAGAGCTGGGTTTTAAAGTTGATTATTTGTATATGACACCTGGGCATCTTTGTTTGCAGGTGGAGTTGGATCAGCCCTACTATGTGGATGTCGGGTATTGTGCGCCGTTTTTTAAGGCGTTTCCTTTGCATAGCTCTTTTGAAGTACGTACAGATATGGAGATATTCCGTTATCAGGTAAACGGGGATGAGGCTTTGGTGGAGCGTACCCCAGGGCCGACGAAGTCATTGGGTCTGAAGCCTGTTACATTTGAGGAAGTGAGGGGTCCTTTACTTGATTCACATAATTGGGAGGAAGGATTTTCATTTCATAGCTTGAGGATGTTTGGTTATATTGACGGGGTTCCTTATCAATTGCGTGAGAATGCGATAAGAAGATTTAAAGATCAAACACATATCGAAGAAGCATTGACCGATGAGCAGATGCGTTATTGGATTGAGGAAAAGTTTGGTGCAGATTACGGTGTATACTTGCGGGCGAAGGAAATATACCGAAAGCGGAAGGGAACTAAAGAATAA